One region of Eupeodes corollae chromosome 1, idEupCoro1.1, whole genome shotgun sequence genomic DNA includes:
- the LOC129943449 gene encoding high mobility group protein D, whose product MGDRPKRPLSAYMLWLNSAREGIKKENPGIKVTEVAKKGGELWRGMKDKSEWEAKAAKCKEDYEEAVREFEANGGSKSNGAATKKRGKVTKKAAPKKSKKDASDDDDEDESE is encoded by the exons ATGGGTGACCGACCAAAACGTCCTCTTTCCGCCTACATGCTTTGGCTCAACAGTGCCCGCGAAggtatcaaaaaagaaaaccccGGCATTAAAGTAACAGAAGTTGCAAAGAAGGGGGGTGAACTCTGGAGGGGCATGAAGGATAAGTCT gAATGGGAGGCAAAGGCAGCCAAGTGCAAGGAAGATTACGAAGAAGCAGTCCGCGAATTCGAAGCCAACGGTGGTTCCAAGTCAAATGGTGCAGCGACTAAGAAGCGCGGCAAGGTCACAAAAAAAGCAGCGCCGAAGAAGAGCAAGAAGGATGCGtccgatgacgatgatgaagatgaGAGCGAATAG
- the LOC129943450 gene encoding high mobility group protein Z, translating into MTAERPKRPLSAYMLWLNETREEIKKDNPGSKVTDIAKRGGELWRAMKDKSEWEAKAIAMKEKYTKDIKEYEANGGTDTGAKKRKTKATKPAKKIKKKETSEEESGEDESD; encoded by the exons atgacTGCTGAAAGGCCAAAACGTCCACTATCCGCATACATGTTATGGCTGAATGAGACCCGTGAAGAGATCAAAAAAGATAATCCCGGCAGCAAAGTAACCGACATTGCAAAGCGTGGTGGTGAATTATGGCGTGCAATGAAGGACAAATCT GAATGGGAGGCAAAAGCTATTGCGATGAAAGAAAAATACACAAAGGATATCAAGGAATACGAGGCAAACGGTGGAACTGACACAGGTGCCAAGAAGCGGAAGACAAAAGCAACCAAACCCGCcaagaaaatcaaaaagaaagagACGTCAGAGGAAGAGAGCGGCGAGGATGAAAGCGATTAG